The genomic interval AACTCGTCGGGCTCCTCGTACTCCGAGCGGTGCCGGTGACAGTAGCTCGTCCGGCCCGTGTCGCTCACCGCGTGGAGTTCGGGTTTCTCGGCGTCACAGATGCTGTCGAACTCGTCGGCGAGGTACTCGCGCGCGCGCTTCTCGTCGTTGTTCTCGACGTACGTCGCCGCGGTGTCGATGTGTTCGCGGATCTCGGTCGGCACGTCGATGTCGGTGAACAGCTCCTCGCGGATTTCGCCGATGTCCGAGAACCGGGTCTCCATTCCGAGCTTCTCCTTGGCGATCTCCGTGAGCGTCTTCTCGGCGCGATTGCGCTCGCGCAGCACTTCCCGGAACACCTCGATAGCGATCCAGACGTCGGCGTCGAGGTCCTGGTACTTCTCGGGCCGAATTTTCATCGGACACCGGGTCGTGAACGGACACCCCTTCGGCGGGTCGCGCGGGCTCGGCGGCGTCCCGCGCAGGGTGATGCGCTCTTTCTTGGCGGTCGGGTCGGGCTCCGGAATCGCCGACAGCAACGAGTGGGTGTAGGGGTTCTTGGGGTTCTGGAACAGCTCTTCGGTCTCGCCCAGTTCCATGACGTTGCCCAGATACATCACCGCGACACGGTCGCAGATGTGCCGGACCACCGAGAGGTCGTGGGCGATGAACAGGTAGGTCAGCCCGAACTCGTCCTGCAGGTCTTCGAGCAGGTTCAGGATCTGGGCCTGCACGCTCACGTCCAGCGCCGACACCGGCTCGTCGAGCACCACGAACTCGGGTTCGAGCGCCAGCGCTCGGGCGATGCCGATGCGCTGGCGCTGGCCGCCCGAGAACTGGTGGGGGTACCGGTAGTAGTGTTCGGGCCGGAGGCCGACCACGTCGAGCAGTTCCCGGACCCGGTCGCGACGCTCCTGGGGCGTGTTCCAGTCGTGAACGTCCAGCGGTTCCCGGACGATTTCGCCGACGGTCATCCGGTCGTTGAGGCTGGAGTCGGGGTCTTGGAACACCATCTGGCTGTTGCGCCGCCAGTCCTTGAGGTCCCGGCCCGACAGCTCGGTCACGTCGGTGCCGTCGAACAGCACCTCGCCCGACGTGGCGTCCTCGAGCTGGATGAGCGTCCGGCCGAGCGTGGTCTTCCCACAGCCCGACTCGCCGACCAGCCCGAGGGTCTCGCCGCGCTTGATCTCGAAGTTGACGCCGTCGACCGCCTTCACCGGGTTCGAGTCGATGATGCCGCCCTCGTCGTAGTAGGTCTTGAGGTCGTTGACGTCGACGAGGGTCTCGCCGGTCGAGACGCTGACGGACTCCTGTTGTACTTGCTCGCTCATCGTTCGCTCACCTCGTCCGTGTCACCGCGTCGCTCGTGTAACTCGACCGCTTCCTCCCCGGAGACGTCTTCGGGGTACAGCAGGCAAGCGGCGGTGTGGTCCTCGGCCTCGGCGTTGACGTCGAGGAGTTCGGGATGGACCCGGGTGCAGTCGTCGAACGCCTTCGGACACCGGGGTTCGAACCGGCAGTAGGTCGCGGGTTCGTTGGGGGTCGGCACGTCGCCCTCGATGGTTTCGAGCCGCTCGGCCCCGGGCTGGTTGCCCGGAATCGAGTTCAGTAGCCCCTCGGTGTAGGGGTGACGGGGGTTCTCGAACAGCTCCTCGACCGGCGCGCTCTCGATGATTTCGCCCGCGTACATCACGTTCACGCGGTCGGAGACCTCCGCGATGACGCCCATGTCGTGGGTGATGAACATGATGGCCAGATCGCGCTCCTCTTGGAGTTCGTCGAGGAGTTCGAGGATCTGGGCTTGGATGGTCACGTCGAGCGCGGTGGTCGGCTCGTCGCAGATGAGCAGTTCGGGGTCACACGCCAGCGCCATCGCGATGACGGCCCGCTGGCGCATCCCGCCCGAGAACTCGTGGGGGTACTCCTTGACCCGCCGCGAGGCGTCCGGGATGCCGACCGCTTCGAGGAGGTCGATGGCCTCCTCGGTGGCCTCCGCGCCCTGCAGGTCCTGATGGAGCCGCAGGGCCTCCTTGATCTGGTTGCCGACCGAGTAGACCGGATTGAGGCTCGTCAGCGGGTCCTGGAACACCATCGCGATGTCCCCGCCCCGAATCTGGCGGTACTGCTTCTCGGTCTTCTCGGTGAGTTCCTCGCCGTCGAACCGGATGGAACTGCCCTCCAGCACGCGGCCGGGCGTGTCGACCAGCCCCATGATGGAGCGGGCGGTGACGCTCTTTCCCGACCCCGACTCGCCGACGATACCGACCGTCTCGCCCCGCCGGATGTCGAAGCTGATGCCGTCGACCGCCCGGATGGTCTCCTTGTCGGTGAAGAACGCGGTCTGGAGGTCCTCGACCGAGAGCAGAGCCTCGCTCTCGGGTCGGGTCTCGGTCGCTTCGCTCTGGGACATCAGGCACCACCTCCGGTACCCGCGGCGGCCTCAGTGCCGCTGTCGCTGGCCCCTTCGCTCTGCGGGTCGATGGCGTCGCGGATGCCGTCGCCCAGCGCGTTGAACGCGGTCACGACCAGCACGATCATCACGCCGGGGATGAACGAGATGTGCCACGACGCGGTGGTGACGTACGACTGGCCCATGTCGATGGCGCGGCCCCACTCGGGCGTCGGCGGGCTGATGCCGAGTCCGAGGAACGACAGGCCCGCGACGCCGACGATGATGCCGCCCAGACTCATCGACGCGTACACCAGCAGGTAGCCGACGATGTACGGTGCCATGTGCTTCTGCATGGTCACCCGCGGCTTCTGACCGAAGCTCTTGGCGGCGTCGATCCACTCCTGTTCGGCCACCTGGAACGCCGGACCACGCACCGCGCGCCACAGGATTGGCCACCCGGTCCCCGCGAAGATGAGGGCCAACAGGAAGCCGCCGTTGTATATCTTCGATATCCACGACCCCCCGAGCACCACGGATAGGAGCATCACGAACAGCAACCGCGGGAGCGACATTATCGAGTCGCCCGTGATGACGACCGCGAGGTCGACCAGCCCCTTGTAGTAGGCGGTCAACAGCGCGAACGACGCGGCGATGAAGCCGCTGAGGCCGATGGACACCAGACCGATGAACAGCGATACCCGCGCTCCGGCCGCCATGAAGGTAAATAAGTCCTTCCCGCTCGGTATGGTGCCGAACGGATGGAACCGGCCGAAATCGTCGTACTCCATGGGTCCGACGTTCCGGTCGGAGGTCCCCTGCGAGCGGGCTCCGAGGTTCGCCTGACCGACGGTCACGTTCTCCAGCTCGCCGTCCTCGTAGTACTCGACGTGGTAGGAGTACGGGTCCGAGATGGTCCGCTCGACCGTCGTGGGACCGAGCGCCGGTGCGAACACCGCCATCACCACGAACATGAAGACGATTATCGCGCCGAACTGGCCCCAGCGGTGGCCCCGAAGCCGGTCGATCATGTCGTCGCGCGGCGTCCAGTCGGCGTACCGGTAGTGCTTCCGGAAGACGAAGTATCCCCGCCAGCACCACCAGACGACGATGAACGCGTACAGGTAGACGAGGAAGACCCGGACGCCCCACGCCTGACCGGCCGAGAGGCCCATGAACGTCTCCTCCCACACTCCGGAGGGAGTCTGGTAGCCGTTGTTCGGAATGACGTCGCGTGAGAGCAACGTCGGGATGTCGACCGGCGAACCGAACAGCCCCGTCACGAAGTTGACGACGGCACCGGCCTCCAGCGCGAACAGCGCCAGCGCACCGGCCAACCACCGAGTCGCGGGTCCGGGATTCTCCTGGATGCGTTCGATGATCGTTGCGTCCTCATCGTCGTTGACTCGGCTCATATCAGGCACCTCCGTCGTAACCGACTCGCGGGTCGATTATCGTGTACAGCAGGTCTTGGATGATGTTGATGATCACGACCAGCAGGATGAAGATGAACATCAGCGACCCGACCAGTGGCATGTCGCCGTTCTTGATGCCCTGGAAGAACAGGAAGCCGAGCCCGCTGATGTCGAACACCGTCTCGACGAGGACCGACCCGCCGATCAGGAGGAACGCCTCCCCGGTGATGATGGGCACCAGCGGGATGAGGG from Halorussus salilacus carries:
- a CDS encoding ABC transporter ATP-binding protein; the encoded protein is MSEQVQQESVSVSTGETLVDVNDLKTYYDEGGIIDSNPVKAVDGVNFEIKRGETLGLVGESGCGKTTLGRTLIQLEDATSGEVLFDGTDVTELSGRDLKDWRRNSQMVFQDPDSSLNDRMTVGEIVREPLDVHDWNTPQERRDRVRELLDVVGLRPEHYYRYPHQFSGGQRQRIGIARALALEPEFVVLDEPVSALDVSVQAQILNLLEDLQDEFGLTYLFIAHDLSVVRHICDRVAVMYLGNVMELGETEELFQNPKNPYTHSLLSAIPEPDPTAKKERITLRGTPPSPRDPPKGCPFTTRCPMKIRPEKYQDLDADVWIAIEVFREVLRERNRAEKTLTEIAKEKLGMETRFSDIGEIREELFTDIDVPTEIREHIDTAATYVENNDEKRAREYLADEFDSICDAEKPELHAVSDTGRTSYCHRHRSEYEEPDEFTPYTER
- a CDS encoding ABC transporter ATP-binding protein; translated protein: MSQSEATETRPESEALLSVEDLQTAFFTDKETIRAVDGISFDIRRGETVGIVGESGSGKSVTARSIMGLVDTPGRVLEGSSIRFDGEELTEKTEKQYRQIRGGDIAMVFQDPLTSLNPVYSVGNQIKEALRLHQDLQGAEATEEAIDLLEAVGIPDASRRVKEYPHEFSGGMRQRAVIAMALACDPELLICDEPTTALDVTIQAQILELLDELQEERDLAIMFITHDMGVIAEVSDRVNVMYAGEIIESAPVEELFENPRHPYTEGLLNSIPGNQPGAERLETIEGDVPTPNEPATYCRFEPRCPKAFDDCTRVHPELLDVNAEAEDHTAACLLYPEDVSGEEAVELHERRGDTDEVSER
- a CDS encoding ABC transporter permease; the protein is MSRVNDDEDATIIERIQENPGPATRWLAGALALFALEAGAVVNFVTGLFGSPVDIPTLLSRDVIPNNGYQTPSGVWEETFMGLSAGQAWGVRVFLVYLYAFIVVWWCWRGYFVFRKHYRYADWTPRDDMIDRLRGHRWGQFGAIIVFMFVVMAVFAPALGPTTVERTISDPYSYHVEYYEDGELENVTVGQANLGARSQGTSDRNVGPMEYDDFGRFHPFGTIPSGKDLFTFMAAGARVSLFIGLVSIGLSGFIAASFALLTAYYKGLVDLAVVITGDSIMSLPRLLFVMLLSVVLGGSWISKIYNGGFLLALIFAGTGWPILWRAVRGPAFQVAEQEWIDAAKSFGQKPRVTMQKHMAPYIVGYLLVYASMSLGGIIVGVAGLSFLGLGISPPTPEWGRAIDMGQSYVTTASWHISFIPGVMIVLVVTAFNALGDGIRDAIDPQSEGASDSGTEAAAGTGGGA